Part of the Citrobacter sp. Marseille-Q6884 genome, ACATTTTCACAGCCAGACGTTTCAGTGCACCGTGCACCATAACGTATGCGCCGCAGTCAGAGGTCGCTTCAATCAGGTCTTCAGCCGGTACACAGGCAAAACCGGTAACTTCAGCCAGTTTTTGCACTGCCAGCGGAGAGTATTCTTTTGGTGTGTTCAGACCGGTACCGATAGCTGTTGCGCCGAGGTTAACTTCCAGCAGCAGTTCAGCGGTACGGCCAATGTTTTTCACTTCTTCTTTCAACAGTACGCTGAAAGCACGGAATTCCTGACCGAGGGTCATCGGTACAGCATCCTGCAGCTGGGTACGACCCATTTTCAGGATGTCCTGGAATTCAACCGCTTTCTGCTCGAAGCCTTCGCGCAGCTGGTTCAGAGCATCAATCAGTTTAATGATAGATGCGTACACAGCGATACGGAAACCAGTCGGGTAAGCGTCGTTGGTGGACTGACATTTGTTGACGTGGTCGTTCGGGTTCAGGTACTGATATTCACCTTTCTGGTGACCCATCAGTTCCAGACCGATATTGGCCAGCACTTCGTTGGTATTCATGTTGACGGAGGTACCTGCACCGCCCTGGTATACGTCTACCGGGAACTGATCCATGCATTTTCCGTTATTCAGGACTTCATCACACGCCGCGATGATGGCATTTGCCACACTCTTAGGAATGGTTTGCAGCTCTTTGTTGGCCAGGGCCGCTGCCTTTTTCACCATTACCATACCGCGAACAAATTCAGGAATATCACTGATTTTGTTGTTGCTAATGTAGAAGTTTTCAATCGCTCTCAGAGTGTGAACACCGTAGTAGGCGTCCGCTGGAACTTCCCTGGTACCCAACAAATCTTCTTCGATACGAATGTTGTTTAACATGTGAACCTTCTTTTTCAAGCTGCCAATGATTTTACTTAACACACAGGATATATGTGATTTCGATTGTTTTCCGACCGACGATTATCCCCTGCATCGGTCTGATACCCGAGATCATATGCTGGTTCAGGATTTCTACC contains:
- the aspA gene encoding aspartate ammonia-lyase; the encoded protein is MLNNIRIEEDLLGTREVPADAYYGVHTLRAIENFYISNNKISDIPEFVRGMVMVKKAAALANKELQTIPKSVANAIIAACDEVLNNGKCMDQFPVDVYQGGAGTSVNMNTNEVLANIGLELMGHQKGEYQYLNPNDHVNKCQSTNDAYPTGFRIAVYASIIKLIDALNQLREGFEQKAVEFQDILKMGRTQLQDAVPMTLGQEFRAFSVLLKEEVKNIGRTAELLLEVNLGATAIGTGLNTPKEYSPLAVQKLAEVTGFACVPAEDLIEATSDCGAYVMVHGALKRLAVKMSKICNDLRLLSSGPRAGLNEINLPELQAGSSIMPAKVNPVIPEVVNQVCFKVIGNDITVTMASEAGQLQLNVMEPVIGQAMFESIHILSNACYNLLEKCVSGITANKEVCEAFVFNSIGIVTYLNPFIGHHNGDIVGKICAETGKSVREVVLERGLLTESELDDIFSAQNLMHPAYKAKRYTDESEQ